The region CCGGCGCCGGCCACCAGAGTACGACCAGAGCGCACCACAGCGACTAAATCGATGTTTCGGGTATCGGCGGAATTGGTCGAATCTGGTGAGTTAATCATTGAAATACGCCTACCTGAGAGAGCCAGTCACTGTAGAAAATTGCCGCACCGAGCATGTTGAAGATTCCCGCCAAGAGCCAGAATCGGACAACGACGGTCGTCTCTGCCCAACCGCCATTCTCGAAGTGGTGATGAATGGGTGCCATGCGGAACACACGCTTGCCGGTGGTTTGGAACACCGCGATTTGAATGGCCACGGACGCGACCTCCATCACGAAGATGAAGCCGATGATGATCATCAGCAACTCCGTCTTGGTGACGAAGGACAGACCCGCGACCAGGCCGCCGAGGGCCAGCGAGCCGGTGTCTCCCATGAAGATCTTTGCGGGGGCCGCGTTCCACCACAGGAAACCGAGACATGCGCCCAGGCCTGCAACGGCGATGACGGAGATGTCCAGCGGGTCACGAACCTCGTAGCATCCGGCGCCGAGCGAGACCTCGCAGGAGTTGCGGAACTGCCAGAAGGTGATCGCCGTGTAGGTGCCGAGGAGCAGTGCTGTCGTGCCTGCTGCCAGGCCGTCGAGGCCATCAGTCAAGTTCACAGCATTGGTCCACGCAGCGATGACGATGTAGACGAACACCAGGAACACAATCATGCCGATCCACACCGGCCCCGGTGCCAGATTCAGAATCGAGATGTCGCGAGTGAGAGACAGGTTCGTGGACCCCGGGGTCAGTCCTGTTGCGTCGGGAAACTGCAGCAGCAGCATACCGAAAACCAGCGCCGCGGCCAGCTGGCCGAGCAGCTTAGCGGTCTTGTTCAGGCCGAGGTTGCGCCCCTTATAAAGCTTGATGAAATCATCGGCGAACCCCAGCCCGCCCATGGCGAGCATCAGAAACAGCACCAATAGGCCCGACGCGGACGGCCCCACCCCGGTCTGAATAAACGTGACTACGTGGGACACAAAGTAGCCGGCGAGAACACCGACGATGATTGCGATGCCGCCCATCGTCGGAGTGCCGCGCTTGCGGAAGTGGCTCTTCGGCCCCTCCTCGCGAATCTCCTGCCCCAGGCCTTCCGCTGAGAATTTACGGATCAGCACGGGTGTCAAAAAGACACTCACAAGGAATGCAATTGCACCACTGAGAATAAGTTGAATCACTTACTTTTCCTCTTCGCTTTCACCGTCTGCCTGCTGTCGATCCAACGCCACGAGCGAGTCCGCGACCCGCCACATACCATCCGAATACGAGGCCTTAACCAATACAACATCCGCAGGATTCATCTTCTCCGCGACGAGTTTCGCCGCGGCGTCAGTATCCCGCACCTTAAAAGTATTTAACCCCAAGTCATTAGCTTTGTCGGCGAGGGCACGCACATTTGTGCCGTCTCCCACCGCAACCAGGTGAGCGATCTCCCGCTCAACCAGGTACTCCGCCAGCGCCTCATGCTCGTCCACCGCCGAGTCTCCCAGCTCGCCCATCTGCCCCAGCACCGCCCAGGAGCTCGCTTGCCGACGGCCGCTAGCTGCGCGGGCCAGCGCGTCAATACCGGCGCGCATGGAATCCGGGTTGGCATTGTAAGAATCGTTGATAACGATTGCGCCGGAGCGAAGCTCCTGGACGTCCATGCGCCGCTCCGACGCTGCGACGTGCTCGTTCAACGCGGCAGCAGCGCGCTCGGGCGCGATGCCCGCTTCGACCGCGACGGCCACGGCAGCCAGGGCATTCGAGACCTGGTGCGCACCGAAGACTTTCAGGCGCACCGGCAGTTCCTGGCCAGAGGGGACACGCAGGGTGAAGGATGCGCGCGCCATATCGTCGAGTTCAATATCGCTTGCCCGGTAATCGGCATCCGTGTTGTCCGGATTCGCAGAGAAGTAGACGACCTTCGCAGAGGTACGTGCGGCCATTGCAGCAACCAGTGCATCGTCGGCGTTTAGAACCGCGATGCCACCGTCGATTGCCGCCGGCAGCGCCTCGACCAGCTCGCCCTTGGCCTGTGCGATGACCTCACGCGAGCCAAACTCTCCCAGGTGGGCCGTGCCCACGTTCAAAACCGCACCAATCGTCGGCGGAGCAATCTGGGCGAGATGCGCGATGTGCCCAACTCCCCTCGCGCTCATCTCGGCAACGAGGTACTTAGTCTCCTCGGTGCACTGTAGCACCGTGTAGGGATGACCGATCTCGTTGTTGAATGAACCCTTCGGAGCAACGGTCAGACCATCGACGCGCATGAGCGATGCCATCATGTCCTTCGTGGAGGTCTTTCCAGCAGAACCCGTGACTCCAACGACGTTCAGTTTCTCCTGAGCCAGCGTGTCGACCACATAGCGCGCCAGCTTCCCCAAAGCCTGGAGCACTGCTGCGCCAGAGCCGTCGGGGTCATGGGCAAAAGCGTCCGCATTCGATTCCTGCTTACCCAAGGGCTTTACGACGACCGAAGGTTGTCCGACATCGCGGGCGGCAAGAGCAAACGTCGCCCCTGCCCTCACGGCCTGCTCGATGAAGTCGTGCCCATCGACTCGAGCTCCCGGCAACGCAAGGAAAATTGACCCCTCAGTTACCTTTCGCGAGTCGAATTCTGCGGGCTTGTACACCTGAGCGCTGGGATCGACATGCGCCAGCTCGCCACCCACGATGCGGGCGACGTCTTGCGCGGTCAGGTTAATCATCGTGATCAGTAATCCTTGAATTCTTCGTCTTTGTCTTTTTGTGATCGGTTCTACTTGGTCTGTTGCAGATCCCTCAGTGCCTGCCCGAGCTGCTCTCGGTCGTCGAAGGGATGAATAACCCCGCCGATGTCCTGGCCAGTTTCGTGGCCTTTACCAGCGATGACGATGCTATCGCCGGCGCGCGCGACTTCGACCGCTCGCTTGATTGCTGCGCTGCGGTCGCCGATCTCCTCAATAGTGGCGCCCGCATGAGCCTCCGTCGCACCCTGGACAACCGCCCTGCGAATCGTTGCGGGATCCTCGGAACGCGGGTTGTCATCGGTGATAATGACGAAGTCTGCTCCTTCCGCTGCGGCAGCGCCCATGATTGGGCGCTTCGCCCGATCGCGATCACCCCCTGCACCGACAACGGCGATTACGCGTCCGGAAGTTTGGGCGCGAAGAGTCGCGAGCACTTCGCTGACCGCCGCGGGCTTGTGGGCGTAGTCGACGACGGCCAGAAAGTCTTGGCCCTCATCAATCGGTTCCATGCGCCCAGGAACACGCACCTGGCCGAGGCCCTCCTTCGCCTGGTCCGTCGCGTGCCCCACAGCGTCGAGCACAGCCCATGCCACGGCGGCATTTGCCACATTGAAAGCGCCTGGCAGCGGCACCTGCAATTGAGTCGCAGCTCCGCCGTCATCGCTCAACATCACGCGCTGCAGGCCGTTTTGTGCGACCTTCGCCTCGGATGCCGTCCATTTATGGGCGGTAGAAACATCAACGGGACGGGTTCGAGTGCAGTGCTCCGTTTCCACAGTGGAAATCTCGACCGCTGGATCCTGTGCGGCAACGCTCGCCATACGGGCGCCCCAATCGTCATCCACACAGATCACCGCTCGGGGTGCATGGAGTGGGCCGGAGGCGTCGAAAAGCGCGGCCTTAGCCTCGAAGTATTCGTCGAGGGTGTTGTGGAAATCGAGATGGTCCTGGGAGAGATTGAGGAAACAACCGACATTGAATCGGACTCCGTTTACGCGGCCGAGTGACAACGCGTGGGAAGAAACCTCCATGACCACGTGCGTGACTCCCTCAGCGAGCATCTCGTGGAAGAGACGCTGCAACGCCGGAGCCTCGGGAGTCGTCAAGCTGGAGGGAACCTTACGACCATTAATACGCGTACCGGTCGTGCCGATGATGCCCGT is a window of Corynebacterium lactis RW2-5 DNA encoding:
- a CDS encoding UDP-N-acetylmuramoyl-tripeptide--D-alanyl-D-alanine ligase, which codes for MINLTAQDVARIVGGELAHVDPSAQVYKPAEFDSRKVTEGSIFLALPGARVDGHDFIEQAVRAGATFALAARDVGQPSVVVKPLGKQESNADAFAHDPDGSGAAVLQALGKLARYVVDTLAQEKLNVVGVTGSAGKTSTKDMMASLMRVDGLTVAPKGSFNNEIGHPYTVLQCTEETKYLVAEMSARGVGHIAHLAQIAPPTIGAVLNVGTAHLGEFGSREVIAQAKGELVEALPAAIDGGIAVLNADDALVAAMAARTSAKVVYFSANPDNTDADYRASDIELDDMARASFTLRVPSGQELPVRLKVFGAHQVSNALAAVAVAVEAGIAPERAAAALNEHVAASERRMDVQELRSGAIVINDSYNANPDSMRAGIDALARAASGRRQASSWAVLGQMGELGDSAVDEHEALAEYLVEREIAHLVAVGDGTNVRALADKANDLGLNTFKVRDTDAAAKLVAEKMNPADVVLVKASYSDGMWRVADSLVALDRQQADGESEEEK
- a CDS encoding UDP-N-acetylmuramoyl-L-alanyl-D-glutamate--2,6-diaminopimelate ligase, encoding MTATLAKLCDLSQGRLDGITEDEAAKLEIAGIELNASEVGSGGIFAAVPGTRTHGAKYASQSKGVAVLTDAEGAGIIRQSGDERPILVVDSVREVMGHVASEIHGHPSESLTVIGVTGTSGKTTTTYLLEGALIAAGCNTGIIGTTGTRINGRKVPSSLTTPEAPALQRLFHEMLAEGVTHVVMEVSSHALSLGRVNGVRFNVGCFLNLSQDHLDFHNTLDEYFEAKAALFDASGPLHAPRAVICVDDDWGARMASVAAQDPAVEISTVETEHCTRTRPVDVSTAHKWTASEAKVAQNGLQRVMLSDDGGAATQLQVPLPGAFNVANAAVAWAVLDAVGHATDQAKEGLGQVRVPGRMEPIDEGQDFLAVVDYAHKPAAVSEVLATLRAQTSGRVIAVVGAGGDRDRAKRPIMGAAAAEGADFVIITDDNPRSEDPATIRRAVVQGATEAHAGATIEEIGDRSAAIKRAVEVARAGDSIVIAGKGHETGQDIGGVIHPFDDREQLGQALRDLQQTK
- the mraY gene encoding phospho-N-acetylmuramoyl-pentapeptide-transferase, producing MIQLILSGAIAFLVSVFLTPVLIRKFSAEGLGQEIREEGPKSHFRKRGTPTMGGIAIIVGVLAGYFVSHVVTFIQTGVGPSASGLLVLFLMLAMGGLGFADDFIKLYKGRNLGLNKTAKLLGQLAAALVFGMLLLQFPDATGLTPGSTNLSLTRDISILNLAPGPVWIGMIVFLVFVYIVIAAWTNAVNLTDGLDGLAAGTTALLLGTYTAITFWQFRNSCEVSLGAGCYEVRDPLDISVIAVAGLGACLGFLWWNAAPAKIFMGDTGSLALGGLVAGLSFVTKTELLMIIIGFIFVMEVASVAIQIAVFQTTGKRVFRMAPIHHHFENGGWAETTVVVRFWLLAGIFNMLGAAIFYSDWLSQVGVFQ